In a genomic window of Nocardia fluminea:
- a CDS encoding MerR family transcriptional regulator, with protein sequence MRIGELSTRTGVNAHQLRYYEAQGLIAADRSPNGYREYDETAPLRVKQIRHLLGAGLSSEDIAYLLPCAEGEAPTLPACPDLLSAMQTRLTRLDDQITRLTHSREALAVYIAAAERTTSETYPPFDGPPAVATHA encoded by the coding sequence ATGCGAATCGGCGAACTGAGTACCCGCACGGGCGTCAACGCCCACCAACTGCGCTACTACGAAGCCCAGGGCCTGATAGCCGCCGACCGCAGCCCGAACGGCTACCGCGAATACGACGAAACCGCCCCCCTTCGCGTGAAACAGATCCGCCACCTACTCGGCGCAGGCCTCTCCTCCGAAGACATCGCCTACCTCCTACCTTGCGCGGAAGGCGAAGCTCCAACTCTTCCAGCTTGCCCAGACCTGCTGTCCGCCATGCAAACCCGCCTCACCCGCCTCGACGACCAAATCACCCGCCTCACCCATTCCCGCGAAGCCCTGGCCGTCTACATCGCCGCCGCCGAACGCACCACCAGCGAAACCTACCCACCCTTCGACGGCCCCCCGGCCGTTGCGACGCACGCGTAA
- a CDS encoding NAD(P)-dependent oxidoreductase — protein sequence MNNASETSVAVIGLGLMGRSLAGAFLAAGHTNTVWNRTPAKAEGLVAQGARLAPTVGDALRASAITILCVTDYPAVRELFGTNDVDGTTLLNLTSGDSAQARDTARWFEQRGARYLDGAIMAVPQTIGTPDAMILHSGPQADFNAHRETLRALGTVSYLGADHGLAALYDVAGLTMMWSVLNAWLQGTAMLRTAGVDAATFAPFAQMMAAGVATWLPGYAEQIDSGSYPAEVAALETDARSMAHLIEECEALGVNAQLPKLFKALADRSIAAGHGGEQYPVLIEEFAKPHSG from the coding sequence ATGAACAACGCATCAGAAACATCGGTGGCAGTCATCGGGCTCGGGCTCATGGGTCGGTCGCTCGCCGGCGCGTTCCTCGCGGCCGGGCATACCAACACCGTCTGGAATCGGACACCCGCGAAGGCCGAGGGGCTGGTGGCGCAGGGTGCGCGACTCGCGCCGACGGTCGGTGACGCGCTGCGGGCGAGCGCGATCACGATCCTCTGCGTCACGGACTATCCCGCCGTGCGCGAACTGTTCGGCACGAACGATGTCGACGGCACCACTTTGCTCAACCTCACCTCGGGCGACTCGGCGCAGGCTCGCGACACCGCCCGCTGGTTCGAACAGCGTGGCGCCCGCTACCTCGACGGCGCGATCATGGCCGTCCCGCAGACGATCGGAACTCCCGACGCGATGATTCTGCACAGCGGTCCACAGGCCGATTTCAACGCTCACCGGGAAACCCTCCGAGCACTCGGCACCGTCAGCTACCTCGGCGCCGATCACGGCCTCGCCGCCCTGTACGACGTGGCGGGTCTGACCATGATGTGGAGCGTTCTCAATGCCTGGCTCCAGGGCACCGCCATGCTCCGGACCGCCGGTGTCGACGCCGCGACGTTCGCCCCGTTCGCGCAGATGATGGCCGCCGGGGTGGCCACCTGGCTGCCCGGATATGCCGAGCAGATCGACAGCGGCTCCTATCCCGCCGAAGTGGCGGCTCTGGAGACCGACGCGCGATCGATGGCGCATCTGATCGAGGAGTGCGAGGCGCTCGGCGTCAACGCCCAGCTGCCGAAGTTGTTCAAAGCCTTGGCAGATCGGTCAATCGCCGCGGGCCACGGCGGTGAGCAGTACCCGGTGCTGATCGAAGAGTTCGCCAAGCCCCACAGCGGCTGA
- a CDS encoding non-ribosomal peptide synthetase: MSAPQIEDVLALSPLQEGLFSLSRLTGTEIDLYTMQFVVDIDGPLDAGLLRRSAQAMLDRHPNLRAAFWDTDVPKPVQIIPSRAELPWAERAALSTEFDAIAESERRVPFALSRGPALRVLLLDVTDAPEPRKRMILTAHHILMDGWAVAVFFTELLAVYRAGGTLDGLPAPRPYRDYIGWLGAQDHDAAARRWAEYLGQVSAPLVLADGTGDRGSAVPQTTRLRLSAIETERLQQWARTNGMTLNTAVQFAWTLLLGRITDRRDVVYGTTISGRPEKLAGVEGMVGLFINTVPVVHRLDSVEPVVAQCARLQRDSATMRDIGYLSLSTLQRAAGHGALFDTLFVFENAPIDDAIQTVTAPDGARFRPIEMESLAHYPLTVVSHLSDGELLVLVEAIPALLGHLDPADLGARMLTVLRTLSTLDATATTDAIDLLTETEHAELRSAATDMTAAPAATPWELFEQQVEAAPEAVALTTTDGEVFTYRALHEQACRMAGEFVTHGVGPETVVALMLPRGTRSIIAILATFAAGAAYVPVDITLPASRVESILRQSHPTLAVVLGENRALLDSTNLDTVSVNDDGRDADIDFGQAVQVLALDAPAVVDRIAARPAQAPAVHRELHHSAYIIFTSGSTGEPKGVVGTNAALAGYFADHLERFYRPAMAQLGRPLRIAHAWSLGFDASWQPMVGFFAGQALHLFDADEMRDAHRIVSGMAEFDIDMIDTTPSMLAQLAAAGLLDRELSVLALGGEAIDTALWARLRALPGTAVYNCYGPTETTVEAVVAPVATSEIPTIGTANGGMVGYVLDSRLRPVPQGIVGELYLSGVQLARGYLGKPAVTADRFVADPTRPGERMYRTGDLVRRLPGGRFGYLGRADAQVKVRGYRIEVGEIETALRRSADIDTAAVTVVRRAGGASLVGFVVGKAGRAVIVSRVRADLAQRLPAYMIPARIVVMDQLPVNVNGKLDGHALNELAEQSLSVADSNAAAETPTEIALSELFAELFDGRAPGIDADFYELGVDSIVAISLVNKARRRGLALNPRMVLACPTIRELAAAVDDAPAAAAQSGADAYGVVPPLPVVSWMYEYGNYRRFTQAALLRLPAGIDRAALESTLQALLDAHDTLRAVLTDTTDGPRMVTRAPGAVNAADLVIEAPGGLAGTELDTAITDFARVANDAIDPRAGEMVRAVWFRGAGSAADGLDTAGDLPVASEAEGGGDILLLAVHHLAVDVVSWHIMLDALAAAWQQIQAGVTPKMLPEFTSYRQWSEAMWQRASTPEVLAQRDYWTAQVSGPDAALGSRHPAPATDTWSSLRVSTVATPVAVTERLLDRVGKDEGVREFLLTALTMTMASLHADNGNDPAAGALIAMEGHGRADTTLGTDTANTLGWFTSVFPVRLGVGDNAVDIARAQADPAAARTLLDSVATHLRDIPNQGLDYGLLRYVNRAADLRAAAEPQVEFNYLGRIDLSGNESDPWSLLVGEHDHALPLDPEPDLPLRYAIDVIAGIGTTPEGPALTTNFRWSAALFTEHQAARFADLWEQAIITLADVVNG, encoded by the coding sequence ATGAGTGCGCCGCAGATCGAAGACGTACTCGCGCTGAGCCCGCTGCAGGAGGGGCTGTTCTCCCTCTCGCGGCTCACGGGCACCGAGATCGACCTGTACACGATGCAGTTCGTGGTCGATATCGACGGCCCGCTCGACGCCGGCCTGTTGCGTCGCAGCGCGCAGGCGATGCTGGACCGTCATCCGAACCTGCGGGCCGCGTTCTGGGACACCGACGTGCCGAAACCGGTGCAGATCATCCCCTCGCGCGCGGAGCTGCCGTGGGCCGAACGGGCCGCGCTGTCCACGGAATTCGACGCGATCGCCGAATCCGAGCGCCGCGTTCCGTTCGCGCTGAGCCGTGGCCCCGCGTTGCGTGTGCTGCTGCTCGACGTCACCGACGCGCCCGAGCCGCGCAAGCGGATGATCCTCACCGCGCACCACATCCTGATGGACGGCTGGGCGGTCGCGGTGTTCTTCACCGAACTGCTCGCCGTCTACCGGGCGGGCGGGACCCTCGACGGACTGCCGGCGCCCCGGCCCTATCGCGACTACATCGGCTGGCTCGGCGCCCAGGACCACGACGCCGCAGCCCGCCGCTGGGCCGAGTATCTCGGGCAGGTCAGCGCGCCGCTGGTGCTGGCCGACGGCACCGGCGATCGCGGCTCCGCCGTTCCTCAGACCACGCGACTCCGGTTGTCCGCCATTGAAACCGAGCGACTACAGCAGTGGGCGCGCACCAACGGGATGACGCTGAACACCGCCGTCCAGTTCGCCTGGACGCTGCTGCTCGGCCGCATCACCGACCGTCGCGATGTCGTCTACGGCACCACCATCTCCGGCCGTCCCGAGAAGCTCGCGGGCGTCGAAGGCATGGTCGGGCTGTTCATCAACACCGTTCCGGTCGTGCACCGCCTGGATTCCGTCGAGCCGGTCGTCGCGCAATGCGCCCGTCTGCAACGTGATTCGGCCACGATGCGCGACATCGGGTACCTCAGCCTGTCGACCCTGCAACGGGCGGCCGGTCACGGCGCCCTGTTCGACACCCTGTTCGTCTTCGAGAACGCTCCCATCGACGACGCCATCCAGACGGTCACCGCCCCCGACGGCGCCCGGTTCCGGCCGATCGAGATGGAAAGCCTCGCGCACTATCCGCTCACGGTCGTCTCCCACCTGAGCGACGGCGAACTCCTCGTCCTCGTCGAAGCGATTCCCGCGCTCCTCGGTCACCTCGACCCCGCCGACCTCGGCGCCCGGATGCTGACCGTCCTGCGCACCCTGTCGACCCTCGACGCCACCGCGACCACCGATGCGATCGACCTGCTCACCGAGACCGAGCACGCCGAACTTCGCAGCGCCGCAACGGATATGACGGCTGCACCGGCAGCCACGCCATGGGAACTGTTCGAGCAGCAGGTCGAGGCAGCTCCGGAAGCTGTCGCGCTCACCACGACCGACGGAGAGGTCTTCACCTACCGCGCGTTGCACGAACAGGCTTGCCGGATGGCGGGCGAGTTCGTCACCCATGGTGTCGGCCCGGAAACCGTTGTCGCCCTGATGCTCCCGCGTGGGACTCGCTCGATCATCGCCATCCTGGCGACGTTCGCCGCAGGTGCCGCCTACGTCCCGGTGGACATCACGCTTCCCGCGAGTCGCGTCGAATCGATTCTGCGCCAGTCGCACCCGACGCTGGCCGTCGTCCTCGGTGAGAACCGTGCACTGCTCGACAGCACGAATCTCGACACAGTGTCGGTGAACGATGATGGCCGCGACGCCGACATCGACTTCGGGCAAGCGGTCCAGGTGCTGGCGCTCGACGCGCCTGCGGTCGTGGACCGGATCGCCGCCCGCCCCGCGCAAGCGCCCGCTGTGCACCGCGAACTCCACCACAGCGCCTACATCATCTTCACTTCCGGCTCGACCGGTGAGCCCAAGGGCGTGGTCGGCACGAACGCGGCGCTGGCGGGCTACTTCGCCGATCACTTGGAGCGCTTCTACCGTCCGGCGATGGCTCAGCTAGGCCGACCCCTGCGGATCGCGCACGCCTGGTCACTCGGGTTCGACGCCTCTTGGCAGCCAATGGTCGGCTTCTTCGCGGGACAGGCCCTGCACCTGTTCGACGCCGACGAGATGCGCGACGCGCACCGAATCGTCTCCGGCATGGCCGAATTCGACATCGACATGATCGACACGACCCCCTCGATGCTCGCTCAGCTGGCGGCGGCGGGCCTGCTCGACCGCGAACTGTCGGTGCTCGCTCTCGGCGGCGAGGCCATCGACACCGCCCTGTGGGCGCGGTTGCGCGCGCTCCCCGGGACCGCTGTGTACAACTGCTACGGCCCCACCGAGACGACCGTCGAAGCGGTCGTCGCACCCGTCGCCACCTCGGAAATCCCCACGATCGGCACCGCCAACGGCGGCATGGTCGGCTACGTGCTCGACTCCCGGCTGCGACCGGTCCCGCAGGGCATCGTCGGCGAGCTCTATCTGTCCGGCGTGCAGCTGGCCCGCGGCTACCTCGGCAAACCCGCCGTCACCGCGGACCGTTTCGTCGCCGACCCGACGCGCCCCGGTGAACGCATGTACCGCACCGGCGACCTCGTACGCCGCCTCCCCGGCGGCCGTTTCGGTTACCTCGGCCGCGCCGACGCCCAGGTGAAGGTGCGCGGCTATCGCATCGAGGTCGGCGAGATCGAGACGGCGCTGCGTCGCTCGGCCGATATCGACACCGCCGCGGTGACCGTGGTGCGTCGTGCCGGTGGTGCGTCGCTGGTCGGCTTCGTCGTCGGCAAGGCCGGTCGCGCCGTGATCGTCAGCCGGGTGCGCGCCGACCTCGCGCAACGCTTGCCCGCGTACATGATTCCCGCGCGCATCGTGGTGATGGACCAGCTGCCGGTGAATGTCAACGGCAAGCTCGACGGCCACGCGCTGAACGAGCTCGCCGAGCAGTCGCTGTCGGTCGCCGACAGCAACGCGGCCGCCGAGACGCCCACCGAGATCGCGCTCAGCGAGCTGTTCGCCGAACTCTTCGACGGCCGCGCCCCCGGCATCGACGCCGACTTCTACGAACTCGGCGTCGACAGCATCGTCGCGATCTCGCTGGTCAACAAGGCCCGCCGCCGCGGCCTCGCGCTCAACCCGCGCATGGTGCTCGCCTGCCCGACCATCCGCGAACTCGCCGCCGCCGTCGATGACGCACCGGCCGCCGCCGCGCAGTCCGGCGCCGACGCCTACGGTGTGGTCCCGCCGCTGCCGGTGGTCTCCTGGATGTACGAATACGGCAACTACCGCCGCTTCACCCAGGCCGCGCTGCTGCGACTGCCTGCCGGAATCGACCGTGCGGCACTGGAATCCACTCTCCAGGCGCTGCTCGACGCGCACGACACCTTGCGCGCCGTCCTCACCGATACGACAGACGGCCCGCGCATGGTCACCCGCGCACCCGGCGCGGTGAACGCCGCCGACCTCGTCATCGAGGCGCCTGGTGGACTCGCCGGTACCGAGCTCGACACTGCTATCACCGACTTCGCTCGGGTCGCCAACGATGCGATCGATCCTCGCGCCGGTGAGATGGTGCGCGCTGTCTGGTTCCGGGGCGCCGGGTCCGCTGCTGACGGCCTCGACACCGCTGGGGACCTCCCGGTCGCTTCGGAGGCCGAAGGCGGCGGAGACATCCTGCTGCTCGCGGTCCATCACCTCGCGGTCGACGTCGTGTCCTGGCACATCATGCTCGACGCCCTCGCTGCCGCCTGGCAGCAGATCCAAGCGGGTGTCACGCCGAAGATGCTGCCCGAGTTCACCTCGTATCGGCAGTGGTCCGAAGCCATGTGGCAGCGAGCGTCCACACCGGAAGTCCTTGCCCAGCGCGACTACTGGACCGCACAGGTCAGCGGTCCCGATGCCGCCCTCGGCTCCCGCCACCCCGCACCGGCCACCGACACCTGGTCGAGCCTGCGCGTGAGCACGGTCGCGACACCGGTCGCGGTCACCGAGCGTCTTCTCGACCGCGTCGGCAAGGACGAAGGCGTCCGCGAATTCCTGCTCACCGCCCTCACGATGACGATGGCCTCGCTGCACGCCGACAACGGCAACGACCCCGCCGCGGGCGCATTGATCGCCATGGAAGGCCACGGCCGCGCCGACACCACCCTCGGCACCGACACGGCCAACACCCTCGGCTGGTTCACCAGCGTGTTCCCCGTCCGCCTCGGCGTGGGCGACAACGCGGTGGATATCGCCCGCGCGCAAGCGGACCCGGCCGCCGCTCGCACCCTGCTCGACTCCGTCGCCACCCATCTGCGCGACATCCCCAACCAGGGCCTGGATTACGGGCTGCTGCGCTACGTCAACCGCGCGGCGGACCTCCGCGCCGCCGCCGAACCCCAGGTCGAATTCAACTACCTCGGCCGAATCGACCTCAGCGGCAACGAATCCGACCCCTGGTCGCTGCTGGTCGGCGAGCACGACCACGCCCTACCCCTCGACCCCGAACCCGACCTGCCACTGCGGTACGCGATCGACGTCATCGCCGGCATCGGCACCACCCCCGAAGGACCGGCCCTCACCACCAACTTCCGCTGGAGCGCAGCCCTGTTCACCGAACACCAGGCCGCGCGCTTCGCCGACCTCTGGGAGCAGGCGATCATCACGCTCGCCGACGTGGTGAACGGATAG
- a CDS encoding helix-turn-helix domain-containing protein → MPDRTYPHGLRRPSSDKPSAPGTLELIHKAAADHRRNGTEHAGRATGVASTLRRIPVTAAAHSPAGEATGTDPVPEATMHAGTVARDPDGDTPPITDPVAVHNDPQPPAAEPEQLTLTTEPAEQLVLQPEPAEPAAPAQTFEQTATEPTEPAAAVTPDPILIAADTDTTEPVDADLDEEEDLPAPDDFDFDEDTEVRALARRIAHRSPLRLTLDQIEEILELTDQSWSARSIGSEVGVPSSTVTNIVEFAHKIRQPYAFTG, encoded by the coding sequence GTGCCCGATCGCACCTACCCGCACGGCCTGCGCCGCCCGTCCTCCGACAAGCCCAGCGCCCCCGGCACCCTCGAACTCATCCACAAGGCGGCCGCCGACCATCGCCGCAACGGCACCGAGCACGCCGGCCGGGCCACTGGGGTCGCCTCGACCTTGCGGCGAATACCCGTCACCGCCGCCGCGCACTCCCCTGCGGGCGAAGCGACCGGCACCGACCCGGTTCCCGAGGCGACGATGCACGCCGGCACCGTCGCCCGTGACCCTGATGGCGACACTCCACCGATCACCGATCCGGTAGCGGTGCACAACGATCCACAGCCTCCCGCCGCGGAGCCGGAGCAATTGACCCTCACCACCGAACCTGCCGAGCAGCTGGTCCTGCAACCAGAACCCGCTGAACCGGCAGCCCCCGCGCAGACCTTCGAGCAGACAGCGACCGAGCCCACAGAGCCCGCTGCCGCAGTGACCCCCGACCCGATTCTGATCGCCGCCGACACCGACACGACCGAGCCGGTCGACGCGGACCTCGACGAGGAAGAAGACCTCCCAGCCCCCGACGATTTCGACTTCGACGAAGACACCGAGGTCCGCGCCCTCGCCCGCCGCATCGCCCACCGCAGCCCCCTGCGCCTGACCCTCGACCAGATCGAAGAGATCCTCGAACTCACCGACCAGTCCTGGTCCGCCCGCAGCATCGGCAGCGAAGTCGGCGTCCCCAGCAGCACCGTCACCAACATCGTCGAATTCGCCCACAAGATCCGCCAGCCCTACGCCTTCACCGGCTGA
- the rpsQ gene encoding 30S ribosomal protein S17: MSENTTERNSRKVRSGYVVSDKMNKTIVVELEDRHRHKLYGKIIRTTSKVKAHDENEIAHVGDHVQLMETRPLSATKRWRLVEVLEKAK; this comes from the coding sequence ATGAGCGAGAACACCACAGAGCGCAACAGCCGCAAGGTTCGCAGCGGCTACGTTGTCTCGGACAAGATGAACAAGACGATCGTCGTCGAGCTGGAAGACCGTCACCGGCACAAGCTCTACGGCAAGATCATTCGCACCACCTCCAAGGTGAAGGCGCATGACGAGAACGAGATCGCCCACGTCGGCGACCACGTTCAGCTGATGGAGACCCGTCCGCTGTCGGCCACCAAGCGCTGGCGTCTGGTCGAGGTCCTGGAGAAGGCCAAGTAA
- the rpmC gene encoding 50S ribosomal protein L29, translating to MATETPAAELRELNEEELVARLRESKEELFNLRFQMATGQLDNNRRLRVVRHEIARIYTVMRERELGLATAPAGKGDAA from the coding sequence ATGGCTACCGAAACACCGGCCGCAGAGCTCCGTGAGCTCAACGAAGAAGAGCTCGTGGCACGCCTGCGCGAGTCGAAGGAAGAGCTGTTCAACCTGCGCTTCCAGATGGCGACGGGTCAGCTCGACAACAACCGTCGACTGCGCGTCGTCCGCCACGAGATCGCGCGCATTTACACGGTCATGCGTGAGCGCGAGCTCGGCCTGGCCACGGCGCCCGCTGGCAAGGGAGATGCGGCATGA
- the rplP gene encoding 50S ribosomal protein L16: MLMPRRVKHRKQHHPGRSGMAKGGTAVAFGEYGIQALEPAYVTNRQIESARIAMTRHIKRGGKIWINIYPDRPLTKKPAETRMGSGKGSPEWWVANVKPGRVMFEMSYPNEETAREALRRAMHKLPMKCRIVTREEQF; encoded by the coding sequence ATGCTGATGCCCCGTAGGGTCAAGCACCGCAAGCAGCACCACCCCGGTCGCTCCGGCATGGCCAAGGGCGGCACCGCGGTGGCCTTCGGTGAGTACGGCATCCAGGCTCTCGAGCCCGCCTACGTCACCAACCGTCAGATCGAGTCGGCGCGTATCGCGATGACCCGCCACATCAAGCGTGGCGGCAAGATCTGGATCAACATCTACCCCGACCGTCCGCTCACGAAGAAGCCGGCCGAAACCCGCATGGGTTCCGGTAAGGGTTCGCCGGAGTGGTGGGTCGCGAACGTGAAGCCCGGTCGGGTCATGTTCGAGATGTCTTACCCCAACGAGGAGACCGCTCGTGAGGCCCTGCGCCGCGCGATGCACAAGCTCCCGATGAAATGCAGGATCGTGACCAGGGAGGAGCAGTTCTGA
- the rpsC gene encoding 30S ribosomal protein S3: MGQKINPHGFRLGITTDWKSRWYADKQYAEYVKEDVQIRKLLATGMERAGISKVEIERTRDRVRVDIFTARPGIVIGRRGAEADRIRSELEKLTKKQVQLNILEVKNPESDAQLVAQGVAEQLSNRVAFRRAMRKAIQSAMRSPNVKGIRVQCSGRLGGAEMSRSEFYREGRVPLHTLRADIDYGLYEAKTTFGRIGVKVWIYKGDIVGGRREVTAAAAAPDRQRRERPSRPRRSGATGTTATSTEVGRAATAVAEAPAENKEG, translated from the coding sequence ATGGGACAGAAAATTAACCCCCATGGCTTCCGCCTCGGTATCACCACCGACTGGAAGTCGCGTTGGTACGCGGACAAGCAGTACGCGGAATACGTGAAGGAAGACGTTCAGATCCGCAAGCTCCTCGCCACAGGCATGGAGCGGGCAGGCATCTCGAAGGTCGAGATCGAGCGCACCCGTGATCGCGTCCGTGTGGATATCTTCACCGCGCGTCCCGGCATCGTGATCGGTCGCCGTGGAGCGGAAGCCGACCGCATCCGCTCCGAGCTGGAGAAGCTCACCAAGAAGCAGGTTCAGCTGAACATCCTCGAGGTCAAGAACCCCGAATCGGATGCGCAGCTGGTTGCTCAGGGTGTTGCCGAGCAGCTGTCCAACCGTGTGGCGTTCCGTCGTGCGATGCGTAAGGCCATTCAGTCGGCCATGCGTTCGCCGAACGTCAAGGGCATCCGCGTGCAGTGCTCGGGCCGCCTCGGTGGCGCCGAAATGTCGCGCTCGGAGTTCTACCGTGAAGGTCGCGTTCCGCTGCACACGCTGCGTGCGGACATCGACTACGGCCTCTACGAGGCCAAGACCACCTTCGGTCGCATCGGCGTCAAGGTCTGGATCTACAAGGGCGACATCGTCGGTGGTCGTCGTGAAGTGACCGCCGCCGCCGCTGCTCCGGATCGCCAGCGTCGCGAGCGTCCGAGCCGTCCTCGTCGGTCCGGTGCCACTGGCACCACCGCGACCAGCACCGAGGTCGGGCGCGCCGCCACTGCAGTGGCGGAGGCTCCGGCAGAGAACAAGGAGGGCTGA
- the rplV gene encoding 50S ribosomal protein L22, giving the protein MTETIQNPTARATAKHVRVTPMKARRVVDLVRGKSVQDALAILRFAPQAASEPVAKVVASAAANAENNLGLNPATLVISTAFVDEGATMKRFQPRAQGRAFRIRKRTSHITIEVESVPTTGAATRSRRKGGAK; this is encoded by the coding sequence ATGACTGAAACCATTCAGAACCCGACTGCACGCGCCACCGCCAAGCACGTTCGGGTCACCCCGATGAAGGCCCGCCGAGTCGTGGACCTGGTCCGCGGCAAGAGCGTCCAGGACGCGCTGGCCATCCTGCGGTTCGCACCGCAGGCCGCCAGCGAGCCCGTGGCCAAGGTCGTGGCTTCGGCCGCGGCGAACGCCGAGAACAACCTCGGCCTCAACCCGGCCACCCTGGTCATCTCGACTGCTTTTGTCGACGAGGGCGCCACCATGAAGCGTTTCCAGCCGCGGGCCCAGGGCCGTGCGTTCCGGATTCGTAAGCGCACCAGCCACATCACCATCGAGGTCGAGAGCGTGCCCACCACCGGCGCTGCCACTCGTAGCCGCCGGAAGGGAGGGGCAAAGTAA
- the rpsS gene encoding 30S ribosomal protein S19 produces the protein MPRSLKKGPFVDDHLLAKVDVQNEKGTKQVIKTWSRRSTIIPDFIGHTFAVHDGRKHVPVFISDNMVGHKLGEFAPTRTFKSHVKDDRKSKRR, from the coding sequence ATGCCACGCAGCCTCAAGAAGGGCCCGTTCGTCGACGACCACCTCCTCGCGAAGGTGGACGTGCAGAACGAAAAGGGCACGAAGCAGGTCATCAAGACCTGGTCGCGTCGCTCGACCATCATCCCCGATTTCATCGGACACACTTTCGCCGTTCACGACGGTCGCAAGCACGTCCCGGTGTTCATCTCGGACAACATGGTCGGCCACAAGCTCGGTGAGTTCGCGCCGACCAGGACGTTCAAGAGCCACGTCAAGGACGACCGGAAGAGCAAGCGGCGATGA
- the rplB gene encoding 50S ribosomal protein L2, protein MAIRKYKPTTPGRRGSSVSDFAEITRSTPEKSLLRPLTKSGGRNAHGRITTRHRGGGHKRAYRLIDFRRLDKDGIPAKVAHIEYDPNRTANIALLHFADGEKRYIIAPKGIKQGSPIESGPTADIKPGNNLPLRNIPTGTTIHNVELRPGGGAKMARSAGMSIQLLGKEGPYATLRMPSGEIRRVDVRCRATVGEVGNAEQSNINWGKAGRMRWKGRRPTVRGVVMNPVDHPHGGGEGKTSGGRHPVSPWGQPEGRTRKPNRPSDKLIVRRRKTGKKR, encoded by the coding sequence ATGGCAATCCGTAAATACAAGCCGACAACGCCGGGCCGTCGTGGCTCCAGCGTCTCGGACTTCGCCGAGATCACCCGGTCGACGCCGGAGAAGTCGCTGCTGCGCCCGCTCACCAAGTCCGGTGGTCGTAACGCGCACGGTCGCATCACCACGCGTCACCGCGGTGGCGGTCACAAGCGTGCCTACCGTCTGATCGACTTCCGTCGGCTGGACAAGGACGGCATCCCGGCCAAGGTCGCTCACATCGAGTACGACCCCAACCGCACCGCCAACATCGCACTGCTGCACTTTGCCGACGGCGAGAAGCGCTACATCATCGCGCCGAAGGGCATCAAGCAGGGCAGCCCGATCGAGTCCGGCCCCACGGCCGACATCAAGCCGGGCAACAACCTGCCGCTGCGCAACATCCCGACCGGTACCACGATCCACAACGTGGAGCTGCGTCCGGGCGGCGGCGCCAAGATGGCTCGTTCCGCTGGAATGAGTATTCAGCTGCTGGGCAAGGAAGGGCCGTACGCGACCCTTCGTATGCCTTCGGGTGAAATCCGCCGTGTCGACGTGCGCTGCCGCGCCACCGTCGGCGAGGTCGGCAACGCCGAGCAGTCGAACATCAACTGGGGCAAGGCCGGCCGTATGCGCTGGAAGGGCCGTCGTCCCACCGTCCGTGGTGTCGTCATGAACCCGGTCGACCACCCGCACGGTGGTGGTGAGGGTAAGACCTCCGGTGGTCGCCACCCGGTCTCCCCGTGGGGTCAGCCTGAGGGCCGCACCCGCAAGCCCAACCGCCCGAGTGACAAGCTCATCGTTCGCCGTCGTAAGACCGGCAAGAAGCGCTAA
- the rplW gene encoding 50S ribosomal protein L23 — MSTIADPRDILLAPVISEKSYGLIEEGTYTFLVHPDSNKTQIKIAVEKVFGVTVTSVNTANRQGKRKRTKFGYGKRKDTKRALVTLSADSKPIEIFGGPVA, encoded by the coding sequence GTGAGCACCATCGCCGACCCCCGCGACATCCTGCTCGCACCGGTCATCTCGGAGAAGTCCTACGGGCTGATCGAGGAAGGCACCTACACCTTCCTGGTGCACCCGGACTCGAACAAGACGCAGATCAAGATCGCCGTCGAGAAGGTTTTCGGCGTCACGGTCACCAGCGTCAATACCGCCAACCGTCAGGGCAAGCGCAAGCGGACCAAATTCGGTTACGGAAAGCGCAAGGACACCAAGCGCGCACTCGTGACCCTCTCGGCCGATAGCAAGCCCATCGAGATCTTCGGAGGACCGGTCGCGTAA